The Campylobacter sp. CN_NE2 genome contains a region encoding:
- a CDS encoding valine--tRNA ligase encodes MADFYNPKEVEEKFYKIWEERGYFEIDGNKNIQEKGKTFCIMMPPPNVTGVLHIGHSLTCTLQDIMTRYKRMDGYKALYQPGLDHAGIATQNVVERELLAKGIKKEEIGREEFLKHVWKWKEQSGGTIVRQIRRLGVGPAWSRERFTMDDGLKNAVRKAFVNLYEKGLIVRGNYMVNWCTHDGALSDVEVEHKANKGKLYYVRYYLDSEKDKFIVVATTRPETYFGDTAVMVNPNDERFKHLIGKFVNLPIINRKIQIIADEHVDMAFGTGCVKVTPAHDQNDYEVGNRHDLEFITIFDEKGILNEYCGEFKGLERLEARDKIVAKLDELGFIEKIEDYENQVGYCYRCKNVVEPYISKQWFVKSDIAKNAIKMVNDGGAEFFPAHWINSFNAWMRELKDWCISRQLWWGHRIPVFYCECGHEWADENESPSKCPKCGSSKFTQDPDVLDTWFSSGLWPISTLGWGNGDALKDEKWHESDLEEFYPNTMLITGFDILFFWVARMFFQCENATAKLPFHDVYLHALVKDKDGKKMSKSSKNIVDPLDKIDEYSADILRFTLTVLCVQGRDLRLSDDKLLIYRNFVNKLYNASKFLLLNSAKFGDLDENLVQTKLGEYMLSRFKACVNSIRANLDAYRFNDAATDLYKFFWDEFCDWGIELSKANKAAIPELGMIFKEALKLLSPFMPFISEYLYHELSGTSLESGESVTMMRYPKTSAQNEGIEKLFERVIEAIVSIRRAKATIDLGNAKIAKAFVLSSFDLSEAKDYIKTLAKCDEIEFVSAPVANAVRDVSANLESFVALEGVDLNPIINRLNSQKTKLEKEISKLENMLGNEKFMASAPASVIETNRNGLANAKEQFSKVCGELANLGVKN; translated from the coding sequence ATGGCAGATTTTTACAATCCAAAAGAAGTTGAAGAAAAATTTTATAAAATTTGGGAAGAGCGCGGTTATTTCGAGATCGACGGCAACAAAAATATCCAAGAAAAAGGCAAAACATTTTGCATTATGATGCCCCCGCCAAATGTAACGGGCGTTTTGCACATAGGACACTCGCTGACTTGCACACTCCAAGACATTATGACGCGCTATAAACGCATGGACGGATACAAAGCGCTGTATCAACCAGGACTCGATCACGCAGGAATCGCCACTCAAAATGTCGTCGAACGCGAACTTTTAGCCAAAGGCATAAAAAAAGAAGAAATCGGCAGGGAAGAGTTTTTAAAACATGTTTGGAAATGGAAAGAGCAAAGCGGCGGCACGATAGTTCGCCAAATCCGCCGCCTTGGCGTGGGTCCAGCGTGGAGTAGAGAGAGATTTACCATGGACGACGGGCTTAAAAACGCCGTGCGAAAAGCCTTTGTAAATTTATACGAAAAGGGCTTAATCGTGCGAGGCAATTATATGGTGAATTGGTGCACTCACGACGGCGCACTTAGCGATGTGGAAGTCGAACACAAGGCAAATAAGGGCAAACTTTATTATGTGCGATACTATTTAGACAGCGAAAAAGATAAATTTATCGTAGTGGCGACTACTAGACCTGAAACATATTTCGGCGATACCGCAGTAATGGTAAATCCAAACGACGAACGCTTCAAACACCTAATCGGCAAGTTCGTAAATTTACCGATAATAAACCGCAAAATTCAAATCATCGCCGACGAGCATGTCGATATGGCATTTGGAACAGGCTGCGTAAAAGTTACCCCAGCGCATGATCAAAACGACTACGAAGTCGGCAATCGCCACGATTTGGAATTTATCACAATCTTTGACGAAAAGGGTATTTTAAACGAATATTGTGGCGAATTTAAAGGACTTGAACGCCTTGAAGCCAGAGATAAAATCGTCGCAAAGCTTGATGAGCTAGGCTTTATCGAAAAAATCGAAGATTACGAAAATCAAGTTGGGTATTGCTACCGCTGTAAAAATGTCGTCGAGCCCTATATCTCAAAGCAATGGTTTGTCAAATCAGACATCGCTAAAAACGCCATAAAAATGGTAAATGACGGTGGGGCTGAGTTTTTCCCAGCGCACTGGATAAATAGCTTTAATGCGTGGATGAGAGAGCTAAAAGACTGGTGCATTAGCCGTCAGCTTTGGTGGGGACACCGAATTCCTGTGTTTTACTGCGAGTGCGGACATGAGTGGGCGGACGAAAATGAAAGCCCAAGCAAATGCCCAAAATGCGGTAGTTCGAAATTCACGCAAGACCCAGATGTCCTTGATACTTGGTTTTCTAGCGGCTTGTGGCCGATTTCGACACTTGGCTGGGGCAACGGCGACGCGCTAAAAGATGAAAAATGGCATGAGAGCGATTTGGAAGAGTTTTACCCAAATACTATGCTGATTACGGGCTTTGACATACTTTTCTTTTGGGTTGCAAGAATGTTTTTCCAATGCGAAAATGCTACTGCCAAATTGCCATTTCACGATGTCTATCTCCACGCCCTAGTTAAGGACAAAGACGGCAAAAAAATGAGTAAATCAAGCAAAAATATCGTCGATCCGCTCGATAAAATCGATGAGTATTCAGCCGACATTTTGCGATTTACCCTGACCGTTTTATGCGTGCAGGGTCGCGACCTACGCCTAAGCGATGATAAGCTTTTGATTTATAGAAATTTTGTAAATAAGCTTTATAACGCAAGTAAATTTTTGCTTTTAAATTCGGCTAAATTCGGTGATTTGGACGAAAATTTGGTTCAAACGAAGCTTGGAGAGTATATGCTAAGCCGTTTTAAGGCGTGTGTAAATTCGATCAGGGCAAATCTCGACGCATACCGCTTCAACGACGCTGCGACTGATTTGTATAAATTTTTCTGGGACGAATTTTGCGACTGGGGGATTGAGCTAAGTAAAGCAAACAAGGCTGCAATCCCTGAGCTTGGTATGATTTTTAAAGAAGCTTTGAAGCTTTTAAGCCCATTTATGCCGTTTATCAGCGAGTATCTTTACCATGAGCTTAGCGGCACTTCGTTGGAGAGCGGAGAATCCGTAACCATGATGAGATACCCAAAAACTTCGGCACAAAACGAAGGGATCGAAAAGCTTTTTGAGCGCGTGATTGAAGCGATTGTGAGCATTCGTCGTGCAAAAGCGACGATTGATTTAGGAAATGCCAAAATCGCAAAGGCTTTTGTGCTAAGCTCATTTGATTTAAGCGAGGCGAAAGATTATATCAAAACTCTTGCCAAATGCGATGAAATTGAGTTTGTAAGCGCCCCTGTGGCAAATGCCGTGCGTGATGTGAGTGCGAATTTAGAAAGCTTTGTCGCGCTTGAAGGCGTGGATTTAAACCCTATCATAAATCGCTTGAATTCGCAAAAAACAAAGCTTGAAAAAGAGATTAGCAAACTAGAAAATATGCTAGGAAATGAGAAATTTATGGCCTCAGCCCCAGCTAGCGTCATCGAAACCAATCGCAACGGCTTAGCAAACGCAAAAGAGCAATTTAGTAAAGTTTGCGGGGAACTCGCAAATTTGGGAGTGAAAAATTAA